A single region of the Nitrospirota bacterium genome encodes:
- a CDS encoding UDP-N-acetylmuramoyl-L-alanyl-D-glutamate--2,6-diaminopimelate ligase, with the protein MIIADLLQGLEIKEREGPLDTEIMGIAYDSRSADKGFLFVAIKGLSFNGDDFIKDAINRGAAAVITERPIADMYASYPPSLLSGVTCIEVHDSRSALASISARFYREPSKSISLIGITGTNGKTTTSYITKSIIEACGKKAGLLGTIQYIAGETKKAERTTPESLDLQRYLREMLDNGMEYAVIEVSSHALALQRVEQCVFKAAAFTNFTQDHLDFHGSMDNYFLAKDKLFNYLDEEGTAVLNWDDPAVREVEERLNCNIVTCGLLEGATIRAENIDDSAGLSFDLITPGGRFRAGSEFIGRFNVYNILISAGIAYALGIGEDAILKGIAEARPVSGRFERVDEGQDFLCIVDYAHTDDALKAVINEARMITKGRVITLFGCGGDRDRTKRELMGDAASELSDLVIVTSDNPRTEGPLQIISDIVKGIKKKNHMEVPDRTEAINKAVSMAEAGDVLLIAGKGHEDYQEISGIRYPFSDKEVLREALKNIKEKK; encoded by the coding sequence ATGATAATAGCGGATTTATTACAAGGACTGGAGATAAAGGAGAGAGAGGGCCCGTTAGATACCGAGATCATGGGGATAGCCTATGATTCCAGGTCAGCAGACAAAGGTTTTTTATTCGTGGCGATAAAGGGCCTCTCTTTCAATGGCGACGATTTTATAAAAGACGCGATAAACAGGGGTGCAGCAGCGGTAATAACTGAAAGGCCTATTGCAGATATGTATGCTTCATATCCGCCTTCTCTGCTGAGCGGAGTGACCTGTATCGAGGTCCATGACAGCAGAAGCGCGCTGGCTTCAATATCCGCGCGGTTTTACAGAGAGCCTTCAAAAAGTATCTCTCTTATAGGCATAACCGGCACGAACGGAAAGACAACTACAAGTTATATAACAAAAAGCATAATCGAAGCCTGTGGCAAAAAGGCAGGCCTGCTCGGCACAATCCAGTACATAGCCGGCGAGACAAAAAAGGCGGAGCGGACCACGCCTGAGTCTTTAGACCTGCAGAGATATCTCAGGGAGATGCTGGATAACGGTATGGAATACGCGGTGATAGAGGTCTCTTCGCACGCGCTTGCCCTTCAGAGGGTTGAACAATGTGTCTTTAAAGCTGCGGCATTTACAAATTTTACACAGGATCATCTTGATTTTCATGGTTCAATGGATAACTACTTTCTCGCGAAAGACAAGCTCTTTAATTACCTTGATGAAGAAGGCACGGCAGTGCTTAACTGGGACGACCCCGCGGTAAGGGAGGTTGAGGAAAGGCTGAACTGTAATATTGTTACATGCGGCCTTCTGGAAGGCGCAACCATAAGGGCGGAGAATATTGATGACAGCGCCGGCCTCTCTTTTGACCTGATCACACCGGGAGGCAGGTTCAGGGCCGGGTCTGAATTTATCGGACGCTTCAATGTCTATAACATCCTGATCTCTGCGGGCATAGCATACGCGCTCGGCATAGGAGAAGATGCCATACTCAAAGGTATTGCTGAAGCAAGGCCGGTCAGCGGCCGCTTTGAGAGGGTTGATGAAGGCCAGGATTTTTTATGCATTGTTGATTATGCCCATACTGATGACGCGCTGAAGGCTGTGATAAATGAGGCAAGGATGATAACAAAGGGGAGGGTCATAACACTCTTCGGGTGCGGCGGCGACAGGGACAGGACAAAGAGAGAGCTTATGGGCGATGCGGCCTCAGAGTTGAGTGACCTTGTTATCGTGACCTCTGACAATCCGAGAACTGAAGGCCCGCTTCAAATAATCAGCGATATTGTTAAAGGCATTAAAAAGAAGAACCATATGGAAGTGCCTGACAGGACTGAGGCTATAAACAAGGCTGTCTCCATGGCAGAGGCCGGTGATGTGCTGCTTATCGCAGGCAAGGGGCATGAGGATTATCAGGAGATAAGCGGCATACGCTATCCTTTCAGCGATAAGGAAGTATTGAGAGAGGCTTTGAAAAATATAAAAGAAAAAAAGTAA
- a CDS encoding UDP-N-acetylmuramoyl-tripeptide--D-alanyl-D-alanine ligase, with translation MEKVIEATEGRLIAGDGGAFTGVSIDTRTIKEGDLFFAIRGDRFDGHDFLKDAFSRCMGAVVDTEPLSIPESKAVVHVGDTLKALQDLAHFIRKERDIPVIAITGSNGKTTTKEMTYAILSQRYRVLKNEGNLNNHIGLPLTLTRLAKDDDAAVLELGMNAPGEIRRLCEISLPTHGVVTNIGTAHLGMLGSREAIRSAKLEILPGLGVAVLNADDDLLMSGIKGFKGEVITFAIKKDAHVTAKDLRLTEDGSAFTLCIKDKGSVGIALKVHGIFNVYNALAAAAVSSSLGIPLSAVKPALENYRPFSMRFEVMKFGEITLINDAYNANPASMKESLKEMAAMGDGSRLVAVLGDMFELGDFSEVAHRELGNTLSEMGIDVFAAVGELMNFAADEYIKARGEKPSLVYRFSSSGEAGENIMDILKPGDTVLFKGSRSMKLENAIRGVRHAV, from the coding sequence GTGGAAAAGGTCATAGAGGCGACAGAAGGAAGGCTCATAGCAGGAGACGGCGGAGCCTTCACCGGTGTATCAATTGATACACGCACGATCAAAGAGGGAGATCTCTTTTTTGCCATAAGGGGCGATAGGTTTGACGGCCATGACTTTCTAAAAGATGCGTTCAGCAGGTGCATGGGCGCTGTAGTGGATACCGAACCATTATCGATCCCTGAAAGCAAAGCCGTTGTGCATGTGGGCGACACCTTAAAGGCGCTGCAGGACCTGGCGCACTTTATAAGGAAAGAGCGGGATATACCTGTTATAGCAATAACAGGCAGTAACGGCAAGACGACCACAAAAGAGATGACATATGCGATCCTTTCACAAAGGTACAGGGTCTTAAAGAATGAGGGCAACCTTAACAACCATATCGGCCTGCCGCTCACGCTTACGAGGCTTGCAAAGGACGATGACGCGGCTGTGCTGGAGTTGGGCATGAACGCCCCTGGAGAGATAAGGAGGCTGTGCGAGATATCCCTTCCGACACATGGTGTTGTGACAAATATAGGCACCGCGCATCTCGGCATGTTAGGCAGCAGGGAGGCGATAAGGAGCGCAAAGCTTGAGATACTGCCCGGGCTTGGAGTTGCGGTGCTGAATGCGGATGATGATCTTTTAATGTCAGGCATAAAGGGATTTAAAGGGGAGGTAATCACCTTCGCAATAAAGAAGGACGCGCATGTGACGGCAAAGGATCTTCGCCTGACAGAAGATGGAAGCGCTTTTACGCTCTGCATAAAGGATAAAGGCAGTGTAGGGATCGCACTGAAAGTTCACGGCATCTTTAATGTTTATAACGCGCTTGCGGCTGCTGCTGTATCTTCTTCGCTCGGCATACCGCTTTCAGCTGTAAAGCCAGCGCTTGAGAATTACAGGCCGTTCTCCATGAGGTTTGAGGTCATGAAGTTCGGGGAGATAACATTGATCAATGACGCATACAACGCTAACCCGGCCTCAATGAAAGAATCATTAAAAGAGATGGCAGCAATGGGTGATGGAAGCAGGCTTGTAGCTGTGCTTGGTGATATGTTTGAGCTCGGCGATTTCTCTGAAGTTGCCCACAGGGAGCTCGGGAATACGCTTTCTGAAATGGGCATAGATGTATTTGCAGCTGTAGGAGAATTGATGAATTTTGCCGCTGATGAATATATAAAAGCAAGAGGAGAAAAACCGTCCCTTGTTTACAGGTTCAGCAGCTCCGGCGAGGCTGGTGAGAATATCATGGATATTCTAAAACCGGGAGATACTGTTTTATTCAAGGGGTCGCGTTCGATGAAATTAGAGAACGCCATAAGAGGTGTCAGGCATGCTGTATAA